Below is a genomic region from Flammeovirgaceae bacterium SG7u.111.
TGAAGAAGGAAATTACCTCTTGGAAAATATAAGAGAAGGTATTTACCAAATCTATGCGGTATTTGAAGATGACAATAACTTGCAGTACACCGGTGAGGAAAAAGAGCTTTTCGGGTTCAAGGCTGATAATATAACGCTAGACTCCAACCTAATTGATATGGATTTTCAACTAGCTAAATACGATATTGAAGATATCTTTTTCAAAAGAACAGGTGTCGACGCTCAGTATGCAGAAATAGAATACAACAAGAAAATCGAGAGCTACGAATTTGAACTACTTGATGAGGACATGAAAGATTCCGTTTATCATATCTTAAACGAGAATATGATAAAGCTATATAAATTAAAAGACCCAGCTGATACTGTAATAGAACTATCAAGATCGGAAAGAAAAAAGGAAAGGAAAAAAGAAGCTGAAATAGAAAATAACCCTGAAGCAGCAGCAGATTCTCTCACAGCAATAATTATTGCATACGATGAACTAGGACAATCTAGTACAGATACGGTAAAATTCACTTTCTCAGAAAGAAGGTCAGTAGATCCTGAACCTTTATCAGTATCTATTTCCCCAAAAAATGGAGGGAAAATGATCCCTGAAGAAACATTTGATGTAGATATCACTTTCAACAAACCAGCCTTAAAATTTGACCCCGATAAGATAAATATTCTCCGAACCAGGGATACTACACTATATAACCTAGATACAATGTACTATGTATTACAGGCAGATACTTTATTATTAGAAGTTGATAGCACATTATTGATTCCTATAAAGGAAATCCAAGATGAGAATGAGGAAGAAGGAAAAATCGAACCAGTGCCTGTAGAAAGCGATACATTGGAGCTCGTGTATAATAAGGAGCTTAAATTTGATTATTCCATACTAGGAGATAAAATAGACCTTATAATCAAACCCAAGGCAACTGATAGGGATAAAAGTATCACACAAGTCAGTGCCAATGCCGATACGGTCATCTATGCTATCAATATATTGAATTTAAATAGCTTCACACTAGATACTACCTACTATGAAACCGAAGTGACCGACACGCTTCCAAACCCTTACGAACTTGAAACTCTTCCAAATTTTTCAAAAATAACCATAAAGGATTATTTACCTGCGGATAGAGAAGCTATTCTCCTCGACTCCTTAGCCTTCCTTTCGGTAGAATATGACACGCTTAAAGGTGAAAAGGCTAGTTATAAACTTAAGAATATTGATGACTACGGAAGTATAGAAGGAAGAGTAGAGACTGACTTTACAAGCTTCTTTGTACAACTGCTCAACGATAAGTTTGAGGTAGAGCAAGAACTTGTGAACCAAAAAGAATTTAGGTTTGACTACGTGGAGCCAGGCACCAAGTATTTGAGGCTTCAGGTTGATAATAATAATGACGGGGTTTGGGACAAAGGCAATTTCAGAGAGCGCCGCCCAGCAGAAGATGTCTATTTTAGTGAGAAAGGTGGGATAGATGTGAAACCAAACTGGGAAATACTTGGCGAGTTGATTTCAACAAAAAAGAAAAAAACGAAAAAGTAAGAAAATCACTTCATTATCAATAGGATAGCATTAAAAACAAAGAGGCTGTGGTTTAAGTTGCCAACTTATTCACAGTCTCTTTGTTGATAAATAGGCTATTGTTGATAAATCTCTAAAAAACACAAAAGTTATCAACACTTATCAACAGCTATCAACATAAATTTTGGATGAACGAGTTATTAACTGACTTATTGTATTCCGCCAACTTAGATTCACAACTTATTAACCACGAATAACCTGTCCTGAATTATTCACAAAAACAAACCTTAGTGTTGATAACTTATATATCTAACTAATTATCAAGTAATTACAAATTTATTAAATGTTGGTAAACATATGAATCACGAGGTTTTTACCAACACAAATAGTTATCAACAAATCAACACACCTAATAACAATAAGTGTTTTATTTATATATTAAATATATATTTATAATTAGTGTTGTTAGTTAATAAAGTCTCACGAGCTAACTAAATTCAGAATATGTCTAAGTCCTTAAAAAAAAACCTTAGTATTTTTTCTTTCCTTTTCATTTCATTCTATGCCCTTTCGCAAGACAATAATGTTGAGCTAGCAAATCAGTATTATGCAAATGATGAGCTAGACAAAGCTGTGGAGTTGTACGAAAAGCTTGTTAAAAAACCTTCTGATCGTGCTCTTGTGCACCGGAACTACTTGGAAGCTCTAATGAGATTGGAAGAGTATAAGGATGCTGAGAAGTACCTTAAAAAGCTTCTGAAGGATGAGCCTTACGATGCACGGTATAATATTGACTATGCGATGCTTGTAAGTGCCCAAAAGGGTGAGCCCAAATCAAATGAGTATTTAGATAATTACTTAGAGCAAATAAAGAAGAACGATTCCCAGCTTCAATACGCTGCCACGTTTTTTATTGATAACGGAAAGTTTGAATATGCTGAGAAGTCATTTTTAATGGCTCAAAAGAATAATGTTGAAAACTTTTACGATGAACTGGCAGACCTTTATGCGCTTTGGAACAAGCCAGAGAAAATGGCTGCTGAGTACATTAAGATTTTGGAGGAGGATCCAAGTAAGCTCGAATATGTGGAAGACATGCTCCAAGAAAGATTGGGCGAAGAAGAGGATTTTGATAAGCTAGGGAAAATATTGGTTGAAAATGTTCAGAAAAAGCCTGATCAGCCTGTTTTCAATGAGTTGTTGATTTGGTATTTCTTACAAAAACAAGAGTTCTACAAAGCGTTTATTCAGGCCAGGGCAATTGACAAGAGAAAAAGGCTTGAAGGTCGTAAAGTTCTGGAAATAGGAAAGTTAGCTTTGGGTAATGGAGCTTATAAAGATGCAAGCAGGATATTTCAATACCTTGTTGATAAGTACGAGAATAAGAATGTTTATTTTAGTGCGAGGCGCTTGTTGGTAAAGTCGAAGGAAGAACTTGTAAAACATACTTTCCCAATAGATCTGGATGAAATACGCTCATTATCAAATGATTATAGCAATATAGTAAAAGAACTTGGCATTCGTCCCAATACGGCAGACGCTGTGAGGAGTATGGCGTTGCTGCAGGGCTTTTATCTAAACAATGTTGATACGGCCATAATTATCTTGGAAGACTTGGTCAAAAGACCTGGCATGAAAAAATATTTGATCTCGAATGCCAAGCTCGACTTGGGAGATATTTACCTCCTCAAAGGAGAACCTTGGGAAGCCTCTTTGCTCTATAGCCAAGTGGAAAAAGCAGAGAAAGATGAAAACCTTGGTCACTTTGCCAAGCTAAAAAATGCCAAGCTTTCTTATTACAAAGGCGAGTTTGAATTGGCAAAGGCGCACTTAGATGTGTTGAAAATGGCTACTTCTAGGGAAATAGCCAACGATGCCATGCAACTCTCATTACTTATCCAAGATAACCTTGCGCTAGATACTTCCGATGTGGCCATGAAAGCATATTCTTCTGTGGAGCTTTTGGTGTTCCAAAGTAAGTACGAAGAAGCCATTGTTGCCTATGAAAATATGCTTAAAGAATTTGCAAACCACAGCCTGACCGACGAGATCTATTGGGAACTTGCCAACATCAATTTGAAGCTTGGGAATTTTGACGAATCAATTACTTCATTAGAAAAAATATTAGAGGAATATCGCTACGATATATTGGCGGACGATGCCAATTTCCTCATTGGAAAAATATATGAAGAAAACATGAATAACCCTGAAAAAGCAATGGAGTACTACGAAGCACAGCTCAAAGATTTTCCAGGGAGTATTTACAATGTAGAAGCCAGAAAACGCTTCAGGAAATTGAGGGGCGATAGCCTTAACTAGCAGGCGTGCCCCTAAAATCTACATTTCGATATTGACAGAGATTGGGCAATGGTCTGAGTGAACAGCATCGGGGTGAATATCAGCCCCTTTCAGTTGATCTGACAGCGTTTCGGTTGCCATGAAGTAATCTATCCGCCAGCCTTTGTTTTTGCCCCTAGCCCCCGCTCTGTATGTCCACCAAGTGTAATGGTGGGACTCTTCATTGAAATACCTGAAGGTATCAACAAAACCAGATTCGATAAACTTTGTCATCCAAGCCCGTTCTTCAGGCAAAAAACCTGAAGAGTTCTTGTTGCTAACAGGGTTGTGGATATCTATTGGTTTATGGCAAATGTTATAATCTCCGCAGATAATCAGCTTTGGTCTTTCTTTCCGGAGCTCGGTTACATAATCAAAAAAGTCATCGAGCCATTGGTATTTGAAATCTTGTCTGGCGTCGCCCGAAGTGCCAGAGGGCATGTAGACATTTAGCAAAGTAGTATCTCCATAATCCGTTCTCAGGACTCTTCCTTCCTTGTCATAAATTTCCATGCCCATTCCGTGTACAACGGCATCGGGTTTCTTTTTTGAAAAAGTGGCAACTCCCGAATAACCTTTTTTCTCGGCGGAGAACCAATCAATTTCGTATCCCATTTCCTTGAAAGTACTTAGGTCAACTTGTTCTTCTAAGGCTTTCACCTCTTGAAAGCAAATTACATCAGGAGCATTTTCTTTCACCCATTCGTCAAGCCCTTTTTTCAAAGCGGCCCGTATGCCGTTCACATTGTACGATACAAATTTCATTTTTTTCTAGTCTTAAAAATTTAGAACCCTATTTCAGTCTCGAAATATTCGATAACATGGATTTTTAAAAGTTTTTCTTGCGAAAGAAGATCAAAAAAAGGAAGCTTTTTTACCAATTTCCAATGAGGCCAACCCTCTTCATCCACCCCTTCAAGCTCATAATAACCCGACAAGCTCAATACCTTGCAAATGGCTATGTGCAGCAAGTCCTGTTTTTCTTCTTTGGTGTATGTCATAGGCCCTTTGCCCAGTTCGTGTACCCCAATTATGAACAAAATAGCATTTAGGTCTGGGGTTTTCACACCCATTTCCCTTGAAACTTTTGCCTGGAGAACTTCCCATTTTTGCTCTAGTTCTAATTCACTTTTTATAATCATTTGTTAATTTTTTTTAGAGCTAAAAATTAGGCGTCACCTTCAGTTTCTTCTTTACTCAAGGCTTCCAAAAAGTCAAAAGCCCGACGGAGATGAGGGATTACGATGGTGCCACCTATCAGATTGGCAATGCTCATGGCATCTATGACTTCCTTGTCTGTTAACCCAGCCTTTTTACAAGCTTCCAAGTGATATTTCACGCAATCGTCGCAGCGCAGCACTAGGGAACACGAAAGGCCGATAAGCTCTTTTGTTTTTTTGTCGAGCTCACCTTTGTCGAAGGCGAGGGTATCTACACCAAATATTCGCTTGAGTACTTTATTGTCGGCAGAAAGTATCTTTTCGTTCATTTCTGCCCTATAAGCCCTAAATTCTTCAGGAGATTCCATATTTTTATATAATCAAGTTAAAATTGTGTCTAGTGCTACAAGCACTAGACAATACTTCACGCCGTTGGTACAACAAGAGTTTAAACAAGGCAAATGCCCAAATTGATTTGTAAAACTAATGACTTCTTCAGTCTCTGGAGCTATTCCATCTTCCAAAATTGGCTGAAGACAACCCCCAAGGCTTATGTGGAAAGATTTTGTTGATATGTTGTACCCACGAAGTTGCGCTGGATGCGAAACGGTGTTGGTAAAAAACGAAGAACTGATTTGTACTTCATGCCGGCTCGATCTTCCTACTACAGATTATCATTTATTTCCCGATAACGAGCTTTCGAAGCGGTTTTATGGAAAATTGCCCATCGCTCATACCATGGCTTACCTCAAGTTTGTGAAAAAAGGAAAAGCCCAAAAGATAATCCATAACCTCAAATATCATGGAGAAGAAAAAATAAGCTACCAATTTGGTAGGTGGTATGGAAGAGAACTGTTAAAAAGTGAAAGTTATCAACAATTTGACCTTATCGCACCGGTTCCGCTGCACAAAAAACGCCTAGGCCAGCGGGGTTACAACCAAGCCGAAGGATTTGCCCAAGGGCTCTCGGAAGTTTTGGATATCCCTTGGAGCAAAGAGCTTTTGATAAGGACAGTGGCCAGCACCACCCAAACCAAAAAAAGAAGCTTTGAAAGGTGGCTCAACGTAGAAAAAATCTTTGAAGTAGCCCAGCCTGCACTCGTTTTGGGCAAGCATGTTTTGTTGGTAGACGATGTGATCACTACAGGTGCTACATTTGAAGCTTGTGCCAAAAAGTTATTAGATAGCCAATGTGGAAAAGTGAGTATAGCGGCTATTGCAGCTGCATAAAACAATGATTTGGGCAAGACTATGGAATATAGTGATTCTATAGCCCTCACTTCCTAAAAACACTTGCCCAAGCCTCAACAGTCTTCATTTCGGCTATTTTTCCTTCTTCAATTCCCAAACCCTTGCTCAAATCTTACCCTCAAACCTTGCATTCGTACATATCCTTTCCAAAAGGAGCAATCCTGCCCAAATATGTCTAACTTTGCGGATATTAAGTGGTTGTATAGAAAAAAGTGACCTTCTTTTCTTGATAAGGATTGGTTGCCAATATCGAGCTTGTTGTTAAAATAGCACTAGTGTTTGCTGATTTTATAGAGCTTATAAAAGTCTCAAAGTAATGCTGAACAGAAGAATATTAAGGGTGAAGGCGATGCAGAGTATTTATGCCTTCGAAAGAAATAAGGAATCTGCTTTTCATTTGGTATTGGCCAACATAAAAGAAGATTTTAGGTTGGAAATGCTCCGAATGGGCAAAGATAACCGCGAACTAATGAGCGAGCGTGAGAAAAAAGTAGCGGATGCTTTTAAGGAATATGTGCAAAATAATGTGACTACCTCCGAGTCGTTTGATGGCGATGAGTTTTCACAAAAAATATTTTTATCTGCCTGCGCTTCTTACCGAGATAAAATCTATAAAGACAGGCAATACCACAAAGAGCTGATGATCTCTGAGACGGAGAAAGTATATGACCGTTACCTGAGAATGCTCAATTTGGTGTTGAACCTTGCCAGTGTGGACAGGAGCCTGAACCTGCTCGAAAATAAGGTTATTTCATGTTGGAGAAACAATGCTTCCCTACAGCGGATTATCACAGAAAAGAAAGTTGATTGGGATACCGATTTGATAAAGCAATGGTACCGCAACCTTAAAAAAGATGAGGAACTGGTGAAGGGGATAACTGTGGAAAGTGGTGACTTTGCCGAGGAGAAAATGGCTGTTCGGGTCTTGATAAGAGACTTTTTATATAAAAACGAGCAAATAATCGAGTTCTTTGAAGAAGAGGATATCAACTGGTCGGAAAACAAGGATATTGTCAAGAGCATGTTGATAAATACGGTGAAGGGAATGGAGGACGATGACTGTGAGAACCAAAGACTTTATCTGCTTTCAAGAAATTGGGAAGAAGACCGGGAATTTTTCGTTGATCTTTTCGATTTCTATATGAAAGACAAAACCCAGTATGAGCAGATTATTTCCAAACAAGCAAAGAAATGGAGCTTGGATAGGATTGCTTCTGTTGATAGGATAGCGATAGAAATGGCTATTTGCGAAATGCTAAACTTTTCAAGTATTCCTGTAAAAGTCACGATCAATGAGTATATTGACATTGCAAAAACATACAGTACGCCCAAAAGCTGGCAGTTTGTAAATGGTATGCTAGATGAGATAGCCAAAAAACTGGAAGACGAAGGGCAGATAAGAAAGACAGGAAGAGGGCTGATTGATAATAAATAATAAATTAACTTTAGCACTTCCAAATTGGTTATAAGGGCATGGGCAGATAAAGCTTAAACATGTTCTAAATTAAATACTAAATCACTTTTTAATAATAAAAACCTAAAAAGCTATGAGCAGTAAAGGTGGAAGTAATTTATTGGCATTTATAGTTGGAGCTGCAGCAGGGGCTGCTGTAGGTATTTTGTATGCTCCTGAAAAAGGGATCAATACAAGGGATAAGCTTAGGTACAAGCTTGACAAATATAAAGAGCAACTCCAAGAATTAATTGACGATTTGTTGGAAGAAGAAGGCGAAGAGTCTGTGAGCGAAGCGAGAAATAAAAGCCAAATGGTGATTTCAGATGCTATAAAGCATGCTGAGCAACTGATGAGCGAAGTTGATGCGCTCAAAAAACAGATTACAACCCGAGAAAAAACAGTAGAAGAATAATTGAAGCCTAGCCCTATGGGCTGGTTTTTATAGTTGAACAATCACAAATTAATTAATGAAATAGAATTAGTTATGATGAAAATTAGCAGAACTTTTATCATAGTACTTGCTATCCAACTTGCATTTGTTGGATGTGATAACCGCAAGTCTGGAAGTAGCGAACAAGTAGCAGCTCCTACAACCGAAGAGGCGGCTTCTTCCTCAGAGACAAATTCAGGCGAAGCAGCAGCTTTAGCTGAGTTTTCTTTTGAAGAAAAAAGTCATGATTTCGGTACGCTAAACGCAGGAGACGTGGTAACTCACGTATTCAAGTTTACCAATAGCGGTGAAGCTCCTATGCTTATTCAAGATATTAGGACGACATGTGGATGTACCACGCCTGAATACACCAAAGAGCCAATTGGCCCTGGTGAAACTGGTGAGATCACGGTGCAGTTCAATAGTAAAGGAAAAGCTGGGGTACAGAATAAGAACATCACTATTTTTGCCAACACAAAAAATGGATCGGATGTGATAAGTATCCAGTGTGTGGTGAACCAAGTACAAGAAGTAAAAGGTCCTTATAAAGACCAGCCTGCTTCATAGAAGAGCAACTTTTTTATAATTTATAATGTACAGCGAATTAAGTATGATACTATTACAGGCGGGCTTAAATCCGCAATTGATGAATGTTTTGTTCATCGGCGGAATGATCCTTATTTTTTACTTTTTTATGATAAGGCCTCAACAGCAAAAGCAAAAAAAGCAAAAAGAGTTTGCCAGCTCAGTGAAGAAAGGCGACGACGTGGTAACTATTGGGGGGATGTATGGAAAGATTGCATCTTCAGAAGGAGATACCGTTTTGTTAGAAGTTGATAGGGGGGTGAAAATAAGAATGGATAAAAGTTCTATCTCTTTCGAAAACACAGCTCTTTTAAAAAAGAAAAACGAATCGTAGAAATTTGAAAACGATTTTTCTCTAAACAGCATTTGATGCTTAACTTAAACTGAAAATTCTGATTTCTAAAATCTGGGTTTTCAGTTTTTTTATTCCTTAAATTAATACCTATTATTCTATCTTATTTGTCATAAATAAGAATTGTCAATATTCTATTGGGAAGCATAGAAACATATGAAGGTCAAAGAATTTTTAAAGAAAATAAAGCTACCTGAAAATGAGCAGGTCAATCTGCCCAGTTTGAAAGGGGTGTTGGATTGGTCTAAGTACACTATTGAAAAAATGAAAGGCTGGGACTGGAAGGTAATTTCCATTTGTTTCGGAACGGCTTTTACCTTTTGGATATTCAATGCACTCAACGATTCTCACACCGATGATGTTTCTATCCCTGTAGAATTACTTTATGACGGAGAGAATGTGGTCACCTTGGTGAAGCCTCCTGAATCCATCACCGTCAATGTGTCGGGTAATGGCTGGAATTTGCTCAATAAGGTGGTTAATGTGGCACAAGAGCCTATTGAAGTGATGCTCAACAAAAAATCGTTGTTAGAGCTTAATCATATCATGACCAATAATCTATTGCCCCAAGTGGTGAACAGGTTTAGGGAAATGCAGGTAAATTATATCTTGGAAGATTCCCTTTATTTCGACTTCGATACCATTGCCACTAAAAAAGTACAATTGGCCCTCAGGGAGTCGGATATCGAGCTAAAGGATAATTATAAGATTATTTCTTCTTTAAAAATAGAACCTGACGAAGCAATCCTTACAGGAGCTGCTACGCTATTGAGCAAATACCCCGATACCATTCGAATATTTTTGGATGAAACGGATATAGATGCTGATTTTGAACAGATGGTGAAAATTGCCTATCCCGAGCATAGATTGGTGAGTGTAGATACTGAGGAAACTAAGGTCAAATTTATGGTAGCCCAGTTTGACAAGCGAACGATGCGTGTGAAACCTGAAGTAGTTAATTTTACCATCCCCGAAGGTAAAAAAATCACCATTATCCCTTCGGAGGCTACGGTGGAGTATATGATAGAAGTGGATGAACATTATATTCCACAAGACTCCCTAAAGGTACTGCTAGACTATAGAACGACGAGTAAGGTCGATTCCACTATTTCAGCCCAACTGAAATACCCTAGCTACATGATAGAAACGAACGTGGTGCCCAAAAAATTTGTGATCAGTATAGGAGATGAGTAAGCCCAAACTGATAGGAATAACAGGCGGAATAGGCTCGGGAAAGTCCTTGGTCTGCAAGGTTTTTTCCACCCTGGGTATTCCCGTGTATTATGCTGACGACCGTGCCAAATGGCTCATGCACCATGACCCTGTTTTGAAGAAAGGTTTGATAGAAGCTTTTGGCGAGGAAAGCTATGATGCCAATGGCATGCTGAACAGGACCTATCTGGCTTCAGTGGTTTTTTCTAATGAGGAAAAGTTGAAAACCATGAACGGCTTGGTGCATCCCCGAGTAGCCGCAGATTTTAAAAATTGGGCGAAGGAAAACAAGGACAAACCCTACCTCCTAAAAGAAGCGGCCCTGCTTTTTGAAAGCGGCTCATACAAATCCCTCGACGAAGTAATCACCGTTTATGCCTCGGAAGAAGAGCGAATAAAAAGAGTGCTAAAAAGAGATACCCACCGCACAGAAAACGACATCAAAGCCATCATCAAAAAACAATTCACCGAAGAGCAACGACAAGAGCTAGCTTCCTTTGTAATAGACAACAGCGGGGAAAAAATGCTGATTCCTCAGGTGTTAGAGGTGGATGGGAGGTTGAATGGGTAAGAGTTATAATAGCCATTACTAATAGCCTAAAGAGTTTTTAAAAGGACTTTCGAGGGTTTTCCATTTTGTGGTATTTAGTTTTTTTCCGTCAATATTCATAGGGGTAAATCTAACTTTATAACTTCCTTCATTATTAAATGTAAAACCACCAGCACACATTCCGTGTCCAACTCTTATTATTCCTGTCCTTGCTCCAATAATAAATGTACTTGAAGTTTTAGTAGTTTCATCATACACTTCTGTTTTATACCAAACTTCTGATTCTGGTAAATTATTTGGCTGAAATACGGCATAAGCAGCAGGCCCACAACCGTAGTATTCTACTTCCATTTGAACAAATTTTAAACTTAAATTTAGGTTTAATTCTGGTGAATGACTTTCTGTAACCTCCCAAGCTACTGGTTCATGTTCTGCGTTTGAAGAATTATATCTAGTTAACTCATGATAATTTTCACTCTCTGTTAAATGAGAAAATTTTAGAAAATACTTCTTGTTGAGTTCTAATTTTATTGATGGTTTAAAAACTGCCTGAGTTAAATCCATTGGTTCTTTATGAATTTACTTGAAACTGGTATTTTGCAAATACAAAGTAAATCATCTTGATGAAGTTGTCTTTAGACCGAAACCCTCTAGCAACCCGTTTAATGATTTGAATTTTAGAATTGAGCCCCTCTAAGATACCGTTATTAATCTTAGATTGAGCGTATTGAACAATTCCATCAAAATGGCTTTTAATCGATTTAGTGATCGGATTGGTTTCCATGGTTTCCTGGGCGAGGTCCATAATGAAGCACAGTTGGGCTTTTAGCTCTTGAAATTGATCTTTCCGATAAAAAGTATCTATCCTTTCCATTGATAGTTCAATTTGAGCTTGAAAGCAATAAGCCTTTTCCCCAAGTCGATCTAGATGTTTGTAGAGAAGTTTGATCACATGCCATTTGTCAAAAGTAACCTTAGCCTGTGGAAAACACTGTTTGGCCCCCTTGATGAAGGCAGGGGACATATCAATGGAAATTTCTTCTACTGCTTCTGGATAGGGATGATCTTGCTTAAATCGGGCAACACATTCAGAAGATCTACCTTCGTAACTACCGGGTAGTTGCCAAGTATCTAGATCAAAAAAGCTGGTGATGTATCCATGTCCCTTACGGGTAGAGGTTTCATCATAAGCAATCCTAGAGGCTGTATGCTGACTATAGTAGTCATCTTCAAGATGTTGGGTATAATGATGATAAATATGCTCAACCCGTTGGACTCGAATGCCAAGTGTCCTGGCTACTGCCGTAAAACAATGGTGGATATGCATCAAACGCATGACTTCTTGCTCAAACATAAGTGTGAACCGCGAATAATCTCTAGAAAAGGAAACCTCTGCCTTAGATAGTTTACCGGTATCCCTATCTTTGTATATAGGAAGCTTACAATGGATAAAACAGCGGTATTGAAAAAGCTTTAAGTGTTCCCAGGTACGGTCGTAATAGCTATGAATAGAGCATTTTTTTGGGGTAGCTTCAGGTGAAACCTCTAAATATAGATGTACAGTGTTGCTAGGCTCGTCACGTTCTGCTAGAACTAACTCAAAAGGTGGTAGAACAGGAAGTAAGTCACTAAATTGAGATAGAAAATTCATCGTTTTTTGAATACAAAGATAAGCGTTCAAGTAAATTCATAAAGAGCCATCCATTTGTCCTATTAATACTTCTTCTAATAGTAAATCTACTATTGTCCCATCTTCACTTTCCAAATATGCTTGCCTGTTCTTGCTAAATGAATTAATTACTTTTTGGCTATATGAGTAGCCTTCTATAATAAATATTGAATTTTGACTTATTTCTCTTTTTTCTGGGTAGAATTTAAATCCAGAGAAAGCACACTCAGCATATGATAGCTGGATAGTGAAGGACAAGGTTAATATCAGAAAGGCCTTTTTCATTTTGTTGAATTTGAATGAATTCTCAATAAATATACAAACATCGCTTTAAATAACAATAGAACATTGCTTAGTTAGATATTCGAGAATTTCTAAATCCAAAACAAAAAAAACTGGTCAAGCCTCCTAAAAAGCCTGACCAGTTTTAAATCACCACATTCAAGACCCATTATAAGCTACTTGTTATCTTTCTTAATGTCCTTTAGGATTTTCTTTTCTGTACTATCCATTCTGCGCTGCACTTTTTTGATATCTTCTTCAGGTGGCAACTCTTCGGGCTTAACCCCTCTTGTTAACAGCATTTTACGCACTTCTTTATTATTATCAACATGTTCCTTTGTGATTTGCTTATTGCCAGATAAATCCTTATCCACCACATTATGACTGGTTAGCTCGGAAGCAAAATCCTTTGCTTTTATCATCAGTGTTGGTAGAAAATCAGCCAGAGGTCTGTTTGTTGGTACACCTAATTTCTTTTTCATAAATTGAGTGGTTCTTCCACCAAACAAAGCTTTATCTCCCTCCGACCGAATTAAAGCAAAACTTCTATTATCAACTCCTCTTTCGTAAATTATTCCCGAAAGTTTCTTCTCCGATTTGGATAACTTTTCTCTTGCAGTTACCCTGGCAATATCTAGAAGTCTTTGCTCAATTAATTCCTGCTTTCTTGTCTGAACGGCAAAGTGTGTTTGGGCAAATGCAACTTCGGGTTTGGACGCATCTCCATTTTGTGCTACAAGATAACATGCATATCTCGTCAGTGCTACATCTTGAACTTCTCTTTGTCCACCTTTTCCTATTTCTATCATTTTGGTGACACCAACGAAATGATCTAATTCATGCTCTCCTGAGTTTTCACATGACTTTACCGCTTTTTGA
It encodes:
- a CDS encoding tetratricopeptide repeat protein, with amino-acid sequence MSKSLKKNLSIFSFLFISFYALSQDNNVELANQYYANDELDKAVELYEKLVKKPSDRALVHRNYLEALMRLEEYKDAEKYLKKLLKDEPYDARYNIDYAMLVSAQKGEPKSNEYLDNYLEQIKKNDSQLQYAATFFIDNGKFEYAEKSFLMAQKNNVENFYDELADLYALWNKPEKMAAEYIKILEEDPSKLEYVEDMLQERLGEEEDFDKLGKILVENVQKKPDQPVFNELLIWYFLQKQEFYKAFIQARAIDKRKRLEGRKVLEIGKLALGNGAYKDASRIFQYLVDKYENKNVYFSARRLLVKSKEELVKHTFPIDLDEIRSLSNDYSNIVKELGIRPNTADAVRSMALLQGFYLNNVDTAIIILEDLVKRPGMKKYLISNAKLDLGDIYLLKGEPWEASLLYSQVEKAEKDENLGHFAKLKNAKLSYYKGEFELAKAHLDVLKMATSREIANDAMQLSLLIQDNLALDTSDVAMKAYSSVELLVFQSKYEEAIVAYENMLKEFANHSLTDEIYWELANINLKLGNFDESITSLEKILEEYRYDILADDANFLIGKIYEENMNNPEKAMEYYEAQLKDFPGSIYNVEARKRFRKLRGDSLN
- a CDS encoding carboxymuconolactone decarboxylase family protein, which produces MESPEEFRAYRAEMNEKILSADNKVLKRIFGVDTLAFDKGELDKKTKELIGLSCSLVLRCDDCVKYHLEACKKAGLTDKEVIDAMSIANLIGGTIVIPHLRRAFDFLEALSKEETEGDA
- a CDS encoding Ig-like domain-containing protein, with the protein product MKNTSVKKLIRTSVFYLFVTLLLSDCASVQPPPGGPKDEDPPILIGTVPKTGSINYKSRSIELIFNESVQLDNIFRQLIIAPYSDIRYVTKIKKNVVTLEFDEDLEENTTYSLNFRESVVDVTEKNIAKNVKVAFSTGDYIDSLKIEGNVSELFSGKPSEEATVMLLREEDTLNVQKPYYLAKTDEEGNYLLENIREGIYQIYAVFEDDNNLQYTGEEKELFGFKADNITLDSNLIDMDFQLAKYDIEDIFFKRTGVDAQYAEIEYNKKIESYEFELLDEDMKDSVYHILNENMIKLYKLKDPADTVIELSRSERKKERKKEAEIENNPEAAADSLTAIIIAYDELGQSSTDTVKFTFSERRSVDPEPLSVSISPKNGGKMIPEETFDVDITFNKPALKFDPDKINILRTRDTTLYNLDTMYYVLQADTLLLEVDSTLLIPIKEIQDENEEEGKIEPVPVESDTLELVYNKELKFDYSILGDKIDLIIKPKATDRDKSITQVSANADTVIYAINILNLNSFTLDTTYYETEVTDTLPNPYELETLPNFSKITIKDYLPADREAILLDSLAFLSVEYDTLKGEKASYKLKNIDDYGSIEGRVETDFTSFFVQLLNDKFEVEQELVNQKEFRFDYVEPGTKYLRLQVDNNNDGVWDKGNFRERRPAEDVYFSEKGGIDVKPNWEILGELISTKKKKTKK
- a CDS encoding exodeoxyribonuclease III, which gives rise to MKFVSYNVNGIRAALKKGLDEWVKENAPDVICFQEVKALEEQVDLSTFKEMGYEIDWFSAEKKGYSGVATFSKKKPDAVVHGMGMEIYDKEGRVLRTDYGDTTLLNVYMPSGTSGDARQDFKYQWLDDFFDYVTELRKERPKLIICGDYNICHKPIDIHNPVSNKNSSGFLPEERAWMTKFIESGFVDTFRYFNEESHHYTWWTYRAGARGKNKGWRIDYFMATETLSDQLKGADIHPDAVHSDHCPISVNIEM
- a CDS encoding ComF family protein produces the protein MWKDFVDMLYPRSCAGCETVLVKNEELICTSCRLDLPTTDYHLFPDNELSKRFYGKLPIAHTMAYLKFVKKGKAQKIIHNLKYHGEEKISYQFGRWYGRELLKSESYQQFDLIAPVPLHKKRLGQRGYNQAEGFAQGLSEVLDIPWSKELLIRTVASTTQTKKRSFERWLNVEKIFEVAQPALVLGKHVLLVDDVITTGATFEACAKKLLDSQCGKVSIAAIAAA